The window GCGGGATGTCCCGGTACCGGAGGTTCGGTCAGGGCAGGTCGCGGGGCCAACAGACCGGGGATCAGGTCACTTTCTGCTGCGTGGATTTCAGCCTCGACGAGCTGAAGGGGGACAAAAGTTGGAGGCTGAACCGAAAGCCCATCGAGTCGACACTTGTGGCTTGTTTCATGACTTTGGTTATCATTGTGTGGAGTGTTGCTGCTCTCATATGGCCAGTCCCCATCATTGCAGGATTTCTGCCCAATGGGATGGAGCAGAGGAGACCGAGATAATTGAAATATTCTTTATTGTAATTAGCCTGTGCTGCCTATACTATAATTGTAGCCATTCAACGGTTCTCCTGAATGAATGATTGAGGAGCTTTGGAGACACTTTGACCAAATGTTTGAGTTTTGGGTGTTCTTTAATCCCTGTCAAAGCTCCTCATCATACTTGGACAACCAAGGTAAAGTATGATGGATTATAATAGCCAATATTAATAAATACTGGGACcaacaacaatgttttttgtatacCCTTGTAGGCCTTCCTATAGATTATGTCAGCGTAAACTGTGCACACTTCTATCTTTAAACAGTGTTTGTATAGTTTTTAATCTTTCATAGAAAGTTTTTGCCTTATCCCATGTGTAGGATTTTTGCACTGAAAACTGAATTTTAAAGTGTGCTGTCACATATCTAACCTATAGCCTTTAGTAAATGTATTAGTTTTTTCCCAATATACGATGTGAAAAAATAGATGTTGTTTCAGATTGACATAGAAAGGGTTTCAAtaattatattgttatattgATTTATAACGTCAAGCTCAATGGGCGTGcttatttgtattcatgttcCAGCGGTTTCAATGACAATAAAATTGATTATAGGCTATATCTCAGATTCTTTTTTGAACTGTTCTCTGTAGCCTGAATCAATTTACTTGAACATGCAATCCACAGATAAAAAGTCATCATTGTCAAACTCATTGTGGAAAATATACTCAGTGTATTAGGTGCACCAATTTGAAGCCGATGCCGTCTAATGCAACGGTCCTCCGTTAAAAACtaccttgtgtttctgctctCGTGAAACCTCATTGGTATGAAATGGATTTACTAAATAATAGAAACATCTGTCAGTATCGCACAAAACAAATTCTACAACACCACAATGAAGAATCCCAAATGATCATGACCGTaaattatattttaacagggAGGTGGAAATTGCACAAATAGAGGATTCCATtgtgatatatttattttgtaatgatCTGACAAATTATAGAAATGCCAGGTTACATAGAACCTTAATACATATACGCATATAATGCAATCATACAATCATACATTAGGTTCTTCATGCAGATTATTACCAGTATTTCAATAACAAGGTGAAACCCCTCCTTTTTGAGTCTGGGCCCATTCCTGAGTGTTCAATCATTGATGCACAGTTGGCAGCATTTCAGTGTTGTGGCTGATCCAGCTAATGTTTCTTTATTAATCCTCATCTgttacaaatatttgttttagtaCAGTGATGTTAACATGGGTtgctttccccccaaaaaactaaaGACAGTTTCTACACCTTTCCTTTTTAACAGTCTAAATGTGTTTTACTGGGTCTCATAAGAGACTTGATCGGCCTAATCCATAAACAACTGACCTGTTTGTGACAATGACAGAATCTGTGAAAAGAGAACTGTTTTACACAGCCATTGATCACTTAATTGTCATTTAAAATCCTATTCATGTCATCAGTCTGTCCAACAGTACTAGCTACAACCTCCAGCATTTCTCTAAAACCGTTTCATATTCACATTATTGCGAATAAAAGGACTAGTTAATTAGAcagcattctttttttattaagtgTCACTAGAAGCCTTGAAGTAGACAACAGTAGAACACATTCTTAAGAGTTGCAGCTTTAATGTGTATAATAGTCTCACAAATACTTTTAATATGTTTGAATATGCAATACattaaacatacatttaaatacactaTACACTCCTAAACAGTGATATTTAGCTGTTTTTATGAAGAACGTACCTGTCAAAATGGCGACCCTGGCAACGCCTTTAAATTACCTGGCGCTTTAAGGCAGCGCGTGCTGCTCACACACTCCCACATCTAGGAAGTGGAGGAGTCGGGTCCGATCGTCGCGTAAACGAGAGGTAAATACAGCCCGGCAAAGTCCCACCTCTGGACCACAAGTGCTGAAATATGCGCAGGTATCAGGATCGGATTTCCACCGGATCAAGCAGAAGATCTTCATGAGACAGCATGTGCTCATCGGGGGTCGCGGTTCGGCTTTTACTCCTCGCATTCATCCCCTCCGCCGTGTCGGGTAAGTTTCAGCTTGATTATTAACAAGCCGGATGAGGTTAACACTGGTTGTTATTTCTCTAGTCGGAGGACAGTGGAGGTCTCTTCAGTCATCGCAGTATTTCAAAGGGGTTATTGGTCTGCTTTACACGTCAAATTAAGACTAGTTGGGACCCAGATGACTCATTAGTCCAGTCAGAGTAAATTAAGTTGcatggaaatgaaagaaaacgcTCGTGGATCCGTTGTTGTTGACTGGACTGCACAGTCTTGTGTGGTTTTGTCCAACAGGAATCTCTAAAAGGCTCACATAGCTGCTATGATGGCCGATCGTTTTataggtgtgtgtttgaaccAGGCTCTGTTTGCTCAGCACAGGCCTGATTAGTCATTGCGAGGCAAGGCGAGCTGTTGGCCTCATCTCTGACTTTTAGTCGTTGGGACTTCAGTTGACAACTTAGCAAGATGCTAAGATCTGATTTCATTGTGGTGTTTCATGTTCTTGAGAACTGAAcaagtttttttaatttttttttttaatcttttaatattgcatttttaaacattgttaTTTTCTTCTGCCCCAGCGGTCCAGAAGCTCACTGTCAGCCCTGAGAGAGGCACCTACCTCAACATCAGCAGCAGTCGGGTCAACGATTGCGGAGTGTGCACAGGGGCCGGACTCTTGCAAAGGTGCGGGCCATCCCTTATGATTAAAGACGGCCCTCCTGTCTCAATAGCGTTTCAATGCTCCAGACCTCAAGATGTATTCAGTGTGGAAATTGTGCGAAATATAGGTAAATATAGTGCTGCACCAAAAAAATTAATTCTCGTCATCTTGCAGAActgatgtgggtttttttggtTCTAATATTAATCGGTTAATATCTCCCCTCAGAATGTACAACAAAGTTGTGCAATGGCCACATCATCCAGGCTGACTCCGACTCACTTCCCTTCCTGGATTTTAGCCGCAAGTTCACCTGGAACCTCAAGGCGTCTGCGCCGAATGCATTCAAAATAGACTTCAGCAACTTTGGCGTGAGACAGATCAATCCATCGGAGAGGTGTCCAGACGGACACAGTTACACCCTCTGGGCCCTTCAGGCCACAGGCGACGTGGCTGTAGGCAAATACTGCACAATGGGACCTGTCCGTAGTGCTCAGATACTTAATGACGGGAGCTTTTCTCTGGACGTCCCACCGGGGCAGAAGCTGCAAAATAGCCAGTTCGATGTGTCAGTCGGGGAGGAAATCAAATGTGAGTTGGTGTCTGCATGACCGCAAccctccccccatccccacTGCGCCCCCCTCATCATGTTAGTTCACCGGTGTCtcgttgttttttcccctctcgcAGCTCTTGCAAAAATCACACTGTCGTTCCCAAAAGGGACCTCGTCCTCCGAGTTGCTCTCTCCGAACTACCCGGACAGTTTTCCCGACGACGACTTGATGGAGTGGTACGTTCAGGTCCCGGACAAACACAAGACCGCCATCCAGTTCTTGAATGTCTCAGAGCCCCGTTGTCTGAAGAAGGAGGCAGGGGTGGAGTACCACGGCAATCTCAGAGCGGCGGTGCTGCTGAGTCTGACGGAGCCGCAGCCCACCCAAATTCCGGGAAAGTTCACCTTCATGCTGAGGAACTGCGAGATGGACACAAGACATGCTGGTTCTCGCGGGCTGTTGCTACACTTGAAGGTCTCTGCTTCAAGTGCAACATCATCAGGTTTGCTTTTAATTTTCTACTTTTGACCTGTGCCAACATAgctatgtactgtatatgaacTTCACCAATTGTAATGTTTTACCTCAGATCATTTTAAACGTTGACAGTTTTGGTttagtgggtgttttttttcttttttctttttcttaagcCACACTATATCGAAGAAGCTAACTGAGATGGGCTCATTCTAATGATGGCATGAATCGTACAAATGATTCAACTGACCTTTAGATCTTCTATGCCCAATAATAGTGGAACATTTAGCAGCGTCAACGCTGTATATTTCCCCCAGGAGAAAAATCCACTGAAAGACATTCAGCAAGTGACAGAAACTTGACCTCAAACAGTAATGTTGTTTGCTTTCTTGCCAGGTGATCAAATAAATCCAATATTGCTGCTCTAATGTCACCAACTACAATTGATCCTACAAACCGGTTTCGTCTGTTAAATGAAATGCATGTGAACGTGTCACGTTCAAGAAGTATGACGAAGAGCGGTTTTCCCGGTTAGAAGCAACACATTGAAAGGTTCCACGTCGGTTCAGGTTTCAGAAAGAGGTCTCTACGTGTTGGAGCAGGCGTgcaattatttgaatatatatatatataaccttttttcctcctttccaaATTTTCCTGTTACAACATGGGAGCAGTTGCATTAGTCAAAAGTGGGATAGAAATGTCCCGGCTGCTTGAGAAGGCTTCTGTGAGAGCGAGTAATGGAACTGTGACGTGGTAAGTGGGCCTACTGGCGTTTATCTGAGCCCTGGGGTAAGGGGGGGAAATAGGGGAACTTTGAAATTGCCTCATCACTGAGTCACAAATGACCAAAATCACTTCAACTTCAACTGTCGGGGGATTCCTGTCCGGCTCTACCGCTGAAATCCAAAGGTGGTCCTATTTGGCGTCGTTGTGATTTGAAACCTGGCTGCTCCGCACATTTGGATTTGTGCGCCTGTTGGAGATGGTGAACAGAAGAAATGCTAATACCCGATCCTGTTTTATTCTGTAGTGTCGTGTGACGTGGATATGAACAACATGGAGGGCCTTTCTCTTCACATCGAGAGGCTGAGACCGGCCTCTGGCTGTGAGATGAAAGTAAACTCTGTGCCCAAGGAGAGGATCGCCATCACAGGGAGGAGTTACCTCACTTTCCAGGACTGCGTTCCTGAAGAGCTTCATATCACCGCCATGAGAGTCATAGGTGAATCCAGATTACCTTTTATGTCCTTAAACCAAGCCTTGAATCATTTTTATAACCCTCCAcgctgtatttttttcttttaaaaaccaaGAGCCAGACCAACATTACGTTTTACCCTAAACAcgtatttattgttattattagtgCAATAATAGCGGTTGTTGGTTCCCGATCCCCGTGGCCAACGTTGCTCTACTTGCAGAGTGCGGTCAACTGAAGGACTGCCCGACGAGGCCGGCCCGTCTGCTGGTGCCCGCGCTGCCGACCTGCCTTCCCGCCCCTCTCAGCAGCGTGACCTGGACTCTGCGGCCCCCTCAGCGCGGCGCCGTGGAGCTGAGCTCTCCCACCGACCTCCTAAAGCAGTCTCTGCCCGGGCAGCAGTGCAACGACGGCTTCATCATCCGCGTGGCCGAGGACGACGGCACTACTGTTGGACACTTCTGCCCCGAGGGAGCCATACAGAAGGTCCAGCTCCACACCAACGTGTCCGTCACCGTGTCCGCCGTGGACGACAAAGGACTGAGGACGCCCTTCCGGCATCTTCTTGATGCCATTTTTAAAGCGGAGATATCTGGTAACGAGCGGCTTTCAAAtaattttaatgaaaaacaaaacaaagtgcgGTGATGTGCAATATTTTCTTTCTAATCATTTTCAGAGAGATACATATTCACTGTATCTCCAGAGACGGACACTCCCGTCCTTTTGGCTACTCCCGGTTGGCCGGCAGGCATGAAGTCTTACTCCACCGTCTCCTGGATTGTCTCCATCCCCCCGACAATGGACGCTCAGCTGATGTTTGCCAACCTCAGCCAGCCCAAGTGCAGCAACCGTCACACAAACATCTGGGTGCAGAGGGTCggcttcctggaggaggagtACAGCCgcagggaggacgaggagcccgACAGCGAGATCGCCGTCTCGGGCAGCTTCTACCTGAACATGTCAAACTGCATGCCTGAAAAAGGACA is drawn from Pungitius pungitius chromosome 11, fPunPun2.1, whole genome shotgun sequence and contains these coding sequences:
- the cdcp1a gene encoding CUB domain-containing protein 1a; amino-acid sequence: MCSSGVAVRLLLLAFIPSAVSAVQKLTVSPERGTYLNISSSRVNDCGVCTGAGLLQRCGPSLMIKDGPPVSIAFQCSRPQDVFSVEIVRNIECTTKLCNGHIIQADSDSLPFLDFSRKFTWNLKASAPNAFKIDFSNFGVRQINPSERCPDGHSYTLWALQATGDVAVGKYCTMGPVRSAQILNDGSFSLDVPPGQKLQNSQFDVSVGEEIKSLAKITLSFPKGTSSSELLSPNYPDSFPDDDLMEWYVQVPDKHKTAIQFLNVSEPRCLKKEAGVEYHGNLRAAVLLSLTEPQPTQIPGKFTFMLRNCEMDTRHAGSRGLLLHLKVSASSATSSVSCDVDMNNMEGLSLHIERLRPASGCEMKVNSVPKERIAITGRSYLTFQDCVPEELHITAMRVIECGQLKDCPTRPARLLVPALPTCLPAPLSSVTWTLRPPQRGAVELSSPTDLLKQSLPGQQCNDGFIIRVAEDDGTTVGHFCPEGAIQKVQLHTNVSVTVSAVDDKGLRTPFRHLLDAIFKAEISERYIFTVSPETDTPVLLATPGWPAGMKSYSTVSWIVSIPPTMDAQLMFANLSQPKCSNRHTNIWVQRVGFLEEEYSRREDEEPDSEIAVSGSFYLNMSNCMPEKGHFGVITKVTLQKSKNLLLTILSVVASLVVIFVTVLVVVCLVIRKKKKALNHHVSIYNPNGTSFLPGHNGFPKTRGDNESHVYASIEETLIYTDLLRKGAEMGVYGKVDTYRPFAGHTDSQKPLVGGDADTEDMPVGAYQQFQAPPLPVRPRSHMQCLVDNVIYQSEGGEENSPNLGPRLEPDRGN